A single window of Bordetella genomosp. 11 DNA harbors:
- a CDS encoding copper chaperone PCu(A)C — MLLSRLALAATVLALHGTALASDYKIRDIEIDDAWVRATAPGQTAGGGYMEIENDGTTPDQLVGIKSPAADNVSIHQTVTANGVSTMREVDGGVAVPAKGEVKFSPGGYHVMFEKLKAPFKEGMEIPATLTFRQAGDVEIKFKVKPLTYKAPTMGGHMNHGGDMGNMGNMGGMSGHMSH, encoded by the coding sequence ATGCTGCTTTCCCGCCTGGCCCTCGCGGCCACCGTACTGGCCCTGCACGGCACCGCGCTGGCCAGCGATTACAAGATCCGCGACATCGAAATCGACGATGCGTGGGTACGGGCCACCGCGCCTGGCCAGACGGCGGGCGGCGGCTATATGGAGATCGAGAACGACGGTACGACGCCCGACCAACTGGTGGGCATCAAATCGCCCGCCGCGGACAATGTCAGCATCCACCAGACGGTTACCGCCAATGGTGTGTCCACCATGCGCGAAGTCGATGGCGGCGTCGCGGTGCCGGCCAAGGGCGAGGTCAAGTTCTCGCCGGGCGGCTATCACGTCATGTTCGAAAAGCTGAAGGCGCCGTTCAAGGAGGGCATGGAAATCCCCGCCACGCTGACCTTCCGGCAGGCCGGCGACGTCGAGATCAAATTCAAGGTGAAGCCCCTGACCTACAAGGCGCCGACCATGGGCGGGCACATGAACCACGGCGGCGATATGGGAAATATGGGGAATATGGGCGGCATGAGCGGCCACATGTCGCATTGA
- a CDS encoding Bug family tripartite tricarboxylate transporter substrate binding protein, whose amino-acid sequence MKGKQNTSGGDMYLCRRELAAITLVGSILPFGAMGSDTEATYPQRPITLVIGFTPGGTTDSLARLLAKHMSNDLGYKIIVDNRPGAGSNIGAEAVARAVPDGYTLYFSSRPNTIHKTMYGNLKYDFARDLTPIGMVATVPTIAVTGKDSPIQSIQDIVGLAKAYPGGVACASPGIGSTSHLLCELFQQEARIDMMHVPYRGDLPALADVMEGRVDMQFVTLPSVLSHLKAGSLRGIAIMSRLPMPSVRHIPTIEELGFPDLALDAWFGLMAPTGTPEHVVRRLNQSLNLVLSDPELQSSMMQLSYMPPLQPNTPDEFAELISGETERWTAILRERNIKPLH is encoded by the coding sequence ATGAAAGGCAAACAGAATACCAGTGGAGGCGATATGTACTTGTGCAGACGAGAGCTCGCGGCTATTACCCTAGTCGGAAGCATTCTTCCCTTCGGCGCGATGGGATCCGACACGGAAGCAACCTATCCGCAACGGCCGATCACCTTGGTAATCGGCTTTACGCCCGGAGGAACGACCGACTCGCTTGCTCGGCTGCTGGCAAAACATATGTCGAACGATCTGGGATACAAGATCATCGTCGACAACAGACCCGGCGCCGGAAGCAACATCGGCGCAGAAGCTGTCGCGCGTGCTGTACCCGACGGATACACGCTGTATTTCAGTTCACGTCCCAATACCATCCACAAAACCATGTACGGGAACCTGAAGTACGATTTCGCGCGGGATCTAACACCGATAGGTATGGTTGCGACTGTCCCGACGATAGCCGTGACCGGAAAGGACTCGCCAATACAGAGCATTCAAGATATCGTAGGACTCGCCAAGGCTTATCCGGGCGGGGTGGCCTGTGCGTCCCCTGGCATCGGTTCGACCAGCCACCTGCTATGCGAACTGTTTCAGCAGGAAGCACGGATCGATATGATGCATGTTCCCTATCGTGGCGATCTACCGGCTTTGGCCGATGTGATGGAGGGACGTGTGGATATGCAGTTTGTCACCTTGCCATCCGTACTATCCCATCTCAAAGCAGGGAGCCTTCGGGGTATTGCGATTATGTCCCGGCTCCCGATGCCTAGTGTCCGTCATATCCCTACTATTGAAGAGCTTGGATTTCCGGATCTTGCGCTTGACGCCTGGTTTGGCCTGATGGCGCCGACCGGGACACCCGAACATGTGGTCAGACGTCTGAACCAGTCCCTGAACCTGGTATTGAGCGACCCGGAGCTGCAATCTTCGATGATGCAATTGTCGTACATGCCTCCGTTGCAGCCGAACACCCCGGATGAATTCGCAGAACTGATCAGCGGGGAAACCGAGCGGTGGACGGCGATTCTGCGCGAGCGCAACATCAAACCGTTGCACTGA
- a CDS encoding LysR family transcriptional regulator ArgP, giving the protein MNLDHAQLRALAAVVREGSFERAAAALHVTPSAVSQRIRALEDRVGRLLVQRTTPAAATADGRILVQLAEQSALLEHDALNRLGVAEDIPRATLPVAVNHDSLETWFMDAAEDFAERTGATLDLRAEDQDHTAELLRGGAVLGAVTTLAEPVQGCRLHPLGSMRYAATCSPAFHARHFAAGVDARSLAQAPVLVYNRKDALQGRFARRIMRDAAWQPPVWWLPSARAFVRASLAGLGWTMNPLPLVQAELDTGRLVLLRARAFEDTPLYWQHWRIESDTMSALTDAVLAASRGLIRRRGP; this is encoded by the coding sequence ATGAACCTGGATCACGCCCAGCTGCGTGCGCTGGCCGCCGTCGTGCGGGAAGGCAGCTTCGAACGCGCGGCAGCCGCGCTGCACGTCACGCCTTCCGCCGTGTCGCAACGGATCAGGGCGCTGGAGGATCGCGTCGGACGCCTGCTGGTACAGCGCACCACGCCTGCCGCCGCCACGGCCGACGGACGGATCCTCGTCCAATTGGCCGAGCAGTCCGCCCTGCTGGAGCACGATGCGCTGAACCGCCTGGGGGTGGCCGAGGACATCCCGCGCGCCACGCTGCCCGTCGCGGTCAACCACGACAGCCTGGAAACCTGGTTCATGGATGCGGCGGAGGATTTTGCCGAGCGCACCGGTGCCACCCTGGATCTGCGCGCGGAAGACCAGGACCATACGGCCGAACTGCTGCGCGGCGGCGCGGTGCTGGGCGCCGTCACGACGCTTGCCGAACCCGTGCAGGGCTGCCGGCTGCATCCGCTGGGCAGCATGCGCTACGCCGCGACCTGCAGCCCGGCATTCCATGCGCGCCATTTTGCCGCCGGCGTGGACGCGCGATCGCTGGCCCAGGCCCCCGTCCTGGTCTACAACCGCAAGGACGCCCTCCAGGGCCGATTCGCGCGGCGCATCATGCGCGATGCCGCCTGGCAGCCACCGGTGTGGTGGCTGCCGTCGGCGCGCGCTTTCGTACGCGCCTCCCTGGCCGGGTTGGGTTGGACCATGAACCCGCTGCCGCTGGTCCAGGCCGAGCTGGACACCGGGCGCCTGGTGCTGCTGCGCGCCCGCGCGTTCGAGGACACGCCGCTGTACTGGCAGCACTGGCGTATCGAATCCGACACCATGTCCGCACTGACGGACGCGGTGCTGGCGGCCTCGCGGGGCCTGATACGCCGGCGCGGCCCCTGA